The Panacibacter microcysteis genome includes a window with the following:
- the rpsE gene encoding 30S ribosomal protein S5, with amino-acid sequence MAKVNVNKVKAGGDVELKDKVVAINRVVKTTKGGRTFSFSAIVVVGNENGVVGQGLGKAKEVQEAITKGIEDAKKNLVKVPVMHGTIPHDQFAKDGAAKVLIKPAAHGTGVIAGGSMRAVLESAGITDVLAKSLGSANPHNVVKATIKALTLLREPVQVAKNRNLKLSKVFNG; translated from the coding sequence ATGGCTAAAGTAAACGTAAATAAAGTAAAAGCCGGTGGCGATGTAGAACTTAAAGACAAAGTTGTTGCCATTAACCGTGTAGTTAAAACTACAAAGGGTGGCCGTACTTTCAGTTTCTCTGCAATAGTGGTTGTAGGTAATGAGAATGGTGTTGTAGGCCAGGGGCTGGGTAAAGCTAAAGAAGTACAGGAAGCTATCACAAAAGGTATTGAAGATGCAAAAAAGAATCTTGTAAAGGTTCCTGTAATGCATGGCACAATTCCTCATGATCAGTTTGCAAAAGATGGTGCTGCGAAAGTGTTGATTAAACCAGCCGCTCATGGTACCGGTGTAATCGCTGGTGGCAGCATGCGTGCAGTGTTGGAAAGTGCAGGAATCACAGACGTTTTGGCTAAAAGCCTGGGTTCTGCAAACCCACACAATGTGGTAAAAGCAACTATCAAAGCACTTACACTCTTACGCGAACCTGTACAGGTTGCTAAAAACCGTAACCTTAAACTGAGCAAAGTATTTAACGGATAA
- the rpmD gene encoding 50S ribosomal protein L30, protein MAKIKITQVKSAIDRPERQKLTLKALGLKKLNATKEVEASPQILGMVEKVHHLVKVEELG, encoded by the coding sequence ATGGCAAAGATCAAAATAACACAGGTTAAAAGTGCAATTGACAGACCAGAGCGTCAAAAACTAACTTTAAAAGCATTGGGTTTGAAAAAACTAAATGCAACCAAAGAGGTTGAAGCTTCACCCCAGATTCTTGGGATGGTTGAGAAAGTACATCACCTTGTAAAGGTTGAAGAATTAGGATAA
- the rplO gene encoding 50S ribosomal protein L15 — translation MKLHNLKPAEGSTHKEKRLGRGEASGKGGTSTKGNKGGQSRAGYQRKNAHEGGQMPIQRRIPKRGFKNNNRIEFKVFNLGQIEQLNEKYGFNEFSNETLYINGLINRTDKVKILGNGELKAKLTFKVNAVSEKAKAAIESAGGSIEIL, via the coding sequence ATGAAACTACACAATTTAAAACCTGCAGAAGGTTCTACACACAAAGAAAAACGTCTTGGTCGCGGTGAAGCAAGTGGTAAAGGTGGCACGTCTACAAAAGGTAACAAGGGTGGACAAAGCCGTGCAGGTTATCAACGTAAAAATGCACATGAAGGTGGACAGATGCCGATTCAGCGCCGTATACCAAAACGTGGTTTCAAGAATAATAACCGTATTGAATTTAAAGTGTTTAACCTCGGCCAGATTGAGCAGTTAAACGAAAAGTATGGTTTCAACGAATTCAGCAATGAAACACTTTATATCAATGGTTTGATTAACCGTACAGATAAAGTAAAAATATTAGGCAACGGAGAATTGAAAGCAAAACTTACATTTAAAGTAAATGCAGTAAGCGAAAAGGCAAAAGCGGCAATTGAATCAGCGGGTGGCAGCATTGAAATTTTGTAA